The nucleotide window CAGTGCGAACACACTTGTCAGTTGAATTCTCAGCAGGGACTGTCTCGTGCCACAGAAACAGTGTCTGGAAAAGTGTGCCTGAGGTCTTCAGACAGACTTGCCCACTTCCAGTCAAGTGAAAGGGGAAAAAAGCTATTTGATGTTGCCACTGTTTCCAAGTCATGATATAATAACACAAACGTTTCAATGCAAAACCATACATGCAAGATTACATCATTTAACGAAAAAAGGTCAGGAACAGATAATGTTTTGTCacttgttttttattataatttttaaacagAATGTGGCATGTGCATGATTTTAGACCTATTTTGATTTTATACCACATTATAAGATTATAATTGCATATAGAGAGTTAGTTGTGTATCTTGCAGAAGCACAGAGGTAGTTAGTGGTCGAGCAgacagttaaaaaataaaaataaattactttCTAATATATGATTGATTTCTAATTTCTAATATAGCCAGATGCTTTTTTAATGCCTAGCATTACATGTTTAACCTTAATTCCTTAGTATTACACTTACTACAGCatgtgcaaaaataaaaagctGTGAAGTtgtgagaaaatatttttagccAATGATTCATATTTTTGCCTGATTGGTGTTtagaggtctatggtgacagaGCTCCCAGTAACTCTCACTCCAAACCAGCCCTTCCAAAACTTGGTGTCCTGACCGCCATGCTCAAAAGAGATGAAGCGCAGCCCCGGGCCGTAGTCAGTGAATGTGTGGCTCACCTATGACAGAAATGATAAAACAGTGTGTTTGCATGCACAAACTTGAGTTGAACTGAATTAATACAGCAGGCTTTATAATAAAGAAACACTTGTATGATGTAGAACCTAAATATACCactgtataaaataaatatcacatGAAGATTTTAGGTCATTGATATGACTAGTGGTTTTGCAtatcatttgttttatattttcatattaatttctttaaagctTTTAGGTGGGTTTGTAATGCCAAACAGGACCACACTCATACCTTTCTCCAAGAGCAGTCTCCGCAGTCAGGGTCAAGGATCACTTCTTCCGGCTTAAACTCAGCGAGGACCTCTTGGTTTTCATCAAGTAGGACCACAGCGATCTTATAAATGCACCCACAGTCTGTTCGGCCAGAGTACCTAAACACGTTTAAAAGAAGTGATTGAATGGACAATGTGACAAAACAAAATTCCTGCCATTATGTCCATAACATCAAGGCTTACCAGTCCTCCACATTGACAGCTGGCTGTGCAATATCTAAATTTTCGGGGTCGTAACCCTCTGCCAGCAGGTCAATCACTTGTCTTTTTAAACACGGCCTGGAACAGCGGATAGAAATGGACACACACAGATGCGCAATTGAACAACACACACCAAAAACAAAAGCAGGGACAGTGTGAAACACATGGATCCTTCTTTCACCTGGTGCATTTAAAGAAAAACACCCTTGTTTTTTTCACCCATGTCTATTAAGATACTATTCGCTCTCTCTTACTCAAAAGAGGTGCAGAAGTATTTTGTGATTAATTCATTATCATAAGTGTATCCGCAGTCCCCCGGGATGTCCTCGATCTTCCACTGGTCGCCTCCATTCTCTGTCAACTCCCAGTAATTCAGACCATCTGGTGAAAATACATGCAACAACATATCACATATTTAGGTGGCTAAATGATCTGAGCTGGCATGTGATAGCAAATGAGTTCTCCTTCATCTGAAACTACTACAGTACagcgttttattttattttgttatgcaTGCAGTATGACGtcaattaaaggtgcagtaagtgcTTTCTGAGAAACGCTGTTGAAGTAGTTGGGGCCGAGCACAATGTCAGCagtcagcagtagggggcgtgtctactCATAATAGCGGAGGAGATAGCGTGAGCAAGAGGGAGATTATAAGAAAGCCTGTAGAAAGAGAGATGgctgagagacattacaaaagagaaaTGGTCAGAAGAATGTCACTGGAAAATGAAGGGTTATGATCAGGCGAGAGCTTTAGGATCCgcattaatattataaaagctTTCGTTGTTTCTGCTGTTTCAGAACCATACTGTTGTAGTAATGTGAGTAACAGGACAGTCTTGAGCGTCATTGTTTGTCTGGAGCTGGAGGTATTCCAGAAATCAAGGTTAACTTAACGTCACATATACCTTTAATAACAATGTAAGCTTTTATAAAGATCCATTTGGTGATTAGCTTTTAAATGCATCTCTCTCCGTATAAAAGACCCGTCGCTGCAGATCAACGAGCTATTCCATTTCTCTTCGATGCGGTTGGaaattaaatgaaaagaaatgTGGAGGATGTTAACTGTGAGAACTATGACAGGCCAGTTTACGGTGACAGAAGGCGTGCAGGATGCGATGTGATAGTGTGTCCCAAAGCTTGTGTACTCttttgctacacactcaaaagtatgcactttttcttcacaaatatATAAGTTGGTGAATTGGAACACAGCATAAGAAGCACGCCATACGTAcgtcttttttaaaaatgccaaTTTACATTCTCAGTGCATATTTTCATTCGAAATCCTTTAGCTATGGCTATTTACCCAGAAAAATGCTTCCATAGATTCCAAAGATTCCGGAAACTTGAGGTTAATCCTCTTACTCTGAGGAAACTTCCCAGGTATGTCGCATGAcgggctttctggaataccctgCAGGTGTGCTGATGGGGGCTAACATGTTACCAACTCTTATTTGTGTGTACTCTACTTTGCTGCACAAAGTTCTTCCTTTTGTTCGAGAACAAATTGTTCTTCTATGACATTCGCACGCAtcttccgttttattttttggcGAATAATTATTTTGCTTCATTTCAGCTATGATAAAGAGATACACTAGCCTAGAGATACACACTCTTCCATTGTTTGTGCATTTTGGGAGAAGAAGAATGAAGGGAGGGTAGGTTTCAAGTTAAAGGTGCTGCAAGCGATTTGAGCTTCTCAGAAATCGCTTGATGCACCTTTAACGAACTTCATGGGATGTttgtacttttaaaaatgtatttctcacACTACAAGGCTGTTGTGTACTGCTAAATGTGATTAAAATGGTGactagttgttgtttttttcttatgCACTATTACCTAAAATCAATCTAAAAGTTTGAggttatcaatgttgaaaacaatgcTGCTTAATATTCTTTTGaaactgtgatactttttttttttttaggattctgaacagaaagttcaaatgaacagtatttatttgaaatataaatcttttgagACATTATAAATGCCTTGACTGTCACATTTGATAAATCAAATTCATCCTAATATAAAACTTACCATCTCCATTAGGATTTTTTAGGAGGTTTCTATACATTTTGTTGAATCCGCTTTTCCTGCGAGAAAAAGGGCAGATAAAACAGTGTAAGACTGACACTttatgcaacaaaaaaaaccttttcaaACTATTCGTTGCTGTGACTTCTGTATTGTTTTATCTTTTTAACATCAGCAATCCCTTTTGTCAATCATATGCCTGGGGTCGATTACATTTCCCGGATCCTGCAGTAGTGCTTGAGCATTGACTTTCAGGACATTCATTCCCAGGAGACCAATGTGAAAGAAGGCATAAATTACACCCCACTATTAATGTGATGCTAAAGCCTACAACTTTAACCAGAACCGTTCATTATAAAGCAGTAGTGTTTCTTTTCCTTTAAATGAGAGGCATTTGCTCATTGAAAAGAGTGTACATGAGCTCTAGCTTAGCTCTTGCTGTAAACTTTAGCATTAGGAAGGAGTCTCTGCTCATTGATAAAGTAAATGTATCACAGCAACATATAAAAAAAGCGATGAGTCATATAAATTGTACTTACAGTGAGAGTGCGTACAGTCAGCTGAGCCCagttctgtctgtgtgtgtgtgtgtgtttggtgggTTGGAGCTTCCTGTAATCTGATGCCTCTGCAGAGCTCTCTGGTTGGTAGAATCAGGCACATGGGCCGTCCTGCAGCCGCAGCTGTATCCACCCCCGACACTTCTGCACAGCTCAGCACAGTGTACATTAGCACAAATGTCATTCAATCTACTGAGGAAAAAGCCTTGTCAAAGCCTCTTTTTTTTCTATATACCAGGGATGGGCAAAGTCGGTCCTGGAGTgctactgtcctgcagagtttagctccagccaTGAAAATATAAAGCGTTCACTTCCTGTAGGCTATCCCTGCTTTTATGACACTAAAATCCATGTCAAAAGTGTTAAAGAGGTCATGgcattttctttatttataattattttaatgttctttaaggttcacttataatgttaatacatttttacacacacacacacacacacacacacacacacacacacacaatattgccaaaagtattgggacacccctccaaatcaatgaattcaggtgttccaatcacttccatggccacaggtgtataaagtCAAGCACTAGGcgtgcagacgcttctacaaacgtttgtgaaagaatgggtcgctctcaggagctcagttaactcaagcgtggtaccgtgataggttgccacctgtgcaataagtccattaatgacatttcctcactactactaaatattccacagtcaactgttagtgaataaattggaagcaattgggaacaacagcacctcagccatgaagtgttaggccatgtaaaatcacagagcgggttcatgctgagggtcacactGTGCAAAAGTCGGTGACTTTCTGCAgaatcaatagctacagaccttgGAGAGTGCGTGGAATTGGTTTTCATGGccaaatacactcacctaaaggaatattaggaacaccatacactgtaaacaattatttagaaaaaaagttacctggttgccttaaaattttgagttcattgaaataaaaattttgagttaatacaatgaacatttttttgagattcaacaacctttattaaaatattatttaaagattttgtaagcatattgggtaattgtgtgttttatttttgatgacgcagtgaaacatgccaaatagtgctattttcatgatttatcaaatttatgtggtttagatacaatactattttgagtttctatttatttaaaagaaattccttcattgcatcaactcaaattttttatttcaataaactcaaactcaaagctcccgttccaccacatcccaaagatgctctattgggttgagatctggtgactgtgggggccattttagtacagtgaactcattgtcatgttcaagaaactgatttgaaatgattcgagttTTGTgatatggtgcattatcctgctggaagtagccctcagaggatgggtacatggtggtcataaatgaatggacatggtcagaaacaatgccgtggcatttaaacaatgccctattggcactaaggggcctaaagtgtgccgagaaaacatcccccacaccattacaccaccaccaccaaactggacagtggtaacaaggcatgatggatccatattctcattctgtttacgtcaGATTCTGagtctaccatctgaatgtctcaacagaaatcgaaactcatcagaccaggcaacatttttccagtcttcaactgtccaattttggtgagcttgtgcaatcTGTAGCCTGTTTGtcttatttgtagtggagatgagtggtacccggtggggtcttctgctgttgtagcccatccgcctcaaggttgtgcgtgttgtggcttcacaaatgctttgctgcatacctcggttgtaacgagtggttatttcagtcaaagttgctcttctatcagcttgaatcagtcaacATATTCTcatctgacctctagcatcaacaaggtattttcgcccacaggactgctgtatactggatgtttttcccttttcacaccattctttgtaaaccctagaaatggttgtgcgtgaaaatcccagtaactgagcagattgtgaaatactcagatcggcccgtctggcaccaacaaccatgccacgctcacaattgcttaaatcacctttctttcccattctgacattcacctgaccaggaccacacccctaaatgcattgaagcaactgccatgtgattggttgattagataactccattaatgagaaattgaacatgtgttcctaataatcctttattagttgcagaaggaatctattatgcatagaaagttccagttaatatgatccagggtcagaatttttttttttgtcaaaaaatgtcatccttgattTACTGATGAAGCAACAGAAAGTCTGTataggttcaagttcaaagactatttggccacaaataagttcaaaaggtcattcttgaaccactgcatcagaatgaatccatttatatgtatagaagttcaagttcatggaatccaggggcagaattttaagaaaaaaataatgatatttGACCTTCTGGTAAaacatcagaaagcctatacgtgtgaatttaaatgtaaagttcaaagactttttgtccaaaaatatattcaaaaagtcatacttgaactaaagatgaaacagcagaaggaatctattagtaggcatagaaagttcaagttcataggatccataCTCTATAACACTATAATAGTgattgtatatataatatatattacaaataccaagtgcaatgcaaagtgtgggatgcagtggtgtaaagcacgccaccaCTGGTCTCTAGAGCAATGGAGACAAGTTTTCTAGAGTGACCagtcacacttctctgtctgaaacagttgtgtaaaaaaaaaaatccatatataaaactttataaactaaaataactagctgcAAACAGACATCTGTATGCATTTGATTTAAATCAACACCGGTCACAAATTAGAAGTAAAAAAAGAGTTTTCAAAGAGAAGAGGATCTTTAGTTTGTTGCCCAGCACTAATTTCACaaattaaaaactaatttcacaGTTCACAAATTtccatttttttggtgaactatcccattaagTGATTGAATACCAGTGGACAGGGCCTTTGGTGAGATGATTTGAAACTCTTTgcgttcagtagtcagggcaccgatcaggacataagtcaactagcctgacatggtcatactcaattctagtcagattatgagtctgatgctccattgggctgttattatggggcgtgtttcaaccgaaccaggaaagacctgaattggatagacctacaaccaatcagagcaacgaagcgacgcattgtcaaatgttaacagagctcaacttcactgtgttgccaagtccgcgttttttttttctgcgggttgttttctatgtccgcgggttgaagcgactattatgtgatatatagacccatgagtgcgaattttagcaggcaaccttgccaaaataacacacacattttaccccccaaacgccatttttttccggtgaaggtgaatgcatatacaaacaagctttctgtttaagatttgaacaaatataatccaagcccttttgatgacgtgcatgattacgttactgttgatcatctgtccgtcatcgtctaaagcccgccctgatgatttcattggtccgaacagtttctgttctgggataattactcctctatggatcgaggtcAGACCGAACCTtctgacctaaaaatgttgtgggcggggctaagttcggctggcatccaggctataagTCAACGGGATGACTCCCTGATCAGCGCCctaactactgaactagggagctgattgagacgcacccttcGTCATGTCTTGTTCTGAAGGCagtcatatgcaaatgttttgtCAGTGTGATTTGCACAGATCCTGCACTATCAAAAAACGAGACATTATTGGagcttgattaaataaattCTTTGTTTGTAATGAGGAGGACATTTTAAGCTATGAGACTTCCAAGATGTTTTAATGGTACAAAATTGTCTTATATGTTAAATCATGGCAAATTTGATTTCAAATCTTATGAAAAAAACAACTCAGTACGttttgcaaaaatatttttgtgtaatggAAGAAAGGTTCCTATTTGCAAGTATTACTAACAAATACAGAATTAAGTTAATTATTACAGGATAttagttaattcattattaaatgaAATTACTTCATTTGAGATTAGTTAACTGAGTCAGATGCACCTGcactataattttttttaaatgaccccATGTGAAATAATGTAATGCAGTAATGCTaacatttttgagtgaattgGTCAGCTGAAGGAAGGAGCTGATCATTCTGCTGTAAAAAGGAAACAAAGTTTGGAAAGTTGGAACCTACCCTTGATTTTGGTTCTTGTTTAAAGGGTTTATTAATGTATAGCTCCCAATGTGGCATTAAAAAGAAGTCTAAATCATGCTGTCATCTGGTGGCATGACATAATCAAGGTGTGACATTGACACTTTCATGGCATGACACTTTCTTCATTTAGTGATAATTCAGATCGAATCTATTTagtattattttacttttttggaATATAACCATATCTGAAACATgacttaatataattttatataaaaggatatgaaattatttattaattatttttgctaTAGGATTTTTAAGTATAAGTTTTAATTTGTAGACTGTAATTATGTGTATTGTGTTTTAGACTGCAATTTTAtgcaattaataattttttttttttacttttacatttttctgttaatatttaTTGCAGTATGTTTCTCTTTAAAAATATCAAAACCTAGTCGGACAGagtaaaagtgtaaaataaataaaatttttgATGTAGTCCAACAAGtcagattttttgcagtaacaaactcgtttttgtttttttgttttttgaaataaatcacacTTGGTTCGAGTTTTTATCTAATTTAATTCTAATACCAACTGCTTAGTGTATAATATTCGCATTTGTAAGTGAATATTATACTTCTGGCCAGTAAACTGACCAATAGATGTGTGATTCATATGAATCAACGGGGGGCTTTTATTTTGGCAGATGAGCAGATCGGTCTGTCTGGGTTTCACCCATCACATCTTCATCACATTCGGACATATATCATCACTGTTTTCTATCTCTCCTGCCACTGTCATCGTCTGTTTTTCGATCCAGGATAATTATCTGCCTCTTTTCCGTCGTGTGGTCCACTGTCTGTGTTTCAGCACCAGGTAAACGTGAATAAAACACCCCAAACACCAGTCACAAGAATGTTAGCATGACGGCTAGCCAATTAGCAAGTTCCAGCAGGGGAAGAAAAAAAGTGGATCAACTTTTGTTTAAAGACATTACAGTTCGAGCTAGTTGAAGATTTAGATGTGTAATATTGGGTATTGGTCATAATTAATGTGTTATGAATTATATAGTGCTATTAAACTTAACGTTAGATCAGGTAGTGCTAGCAGGCTAAGTTAACTGAGCTCGAGGACTGCCCATCaaaaagattaataaaataaataacccaTATAACCATAACATACCTTTAATTTGAGATGTGAAGGTGAATGTATAAAGTTGTCAGAGGAATGCTTTTGCAGGGCTTTTAGGTGTGGAGAGGTAACGTTAATTTACGTGACGTGACTCTCTGCATTAACGTTATATAATATCATaaatccctttaaaaaaacttGTTCACTAATCTGACACGATTCATCTATTTAGTGATCGATTAAACTGAACAGTTATACCAAGGTTTTTTAATAACAGTTTGGTCCAGTCAGATGTTGATATGCGGCATATGTTATTATCATAACTGATAGTACGTTATGCATCAAAACAGGAAAGTGTTATTCgatgtatttgtattttgtatgtTATTTTGACGATATATCTGTCAGGATGTGAGTCGGATGTGGCCGAAAATGTGACCATAACCTAAAGccgtttttttttacactagaAATGGACAACAGCTCGACGACTTGTCCCTTTGATACACAGGTAAAATAATTTGATTTTCTAATTTCTTACCCAgatatgttttttattattattaatattattttggatGTTGTTGCTGTTGTGTCATTCCATCATTTCGGCATggatatattttgatattatatttttcaGAGGAAGTGTCATTGTTTTAGGCTATCTCATTAGCCATAGCTGGCTAACCCATCGATGCGGTTTAGTTTGATTAAATTAA belongs to Pseudorasbora parva isolate DD20220531a chromosome 22, ASM2467924v1, whole genome shotgun sequence and includes:
- the LOC137058143 gene encoding F-box only protein 2-like isoform X2, which translates into the protein MYRNLLKNPNGDDGLNYWELTENGGDQWKIEDIPGDCGYTYDNELITKYFCTSFEPCLKRQVIDLLAEGYDPENLDIAQPAVNVEDWYSGRTDCGCIYKIAVVLLDENQEVLAEFKPEEVILDPDCGDCSWRKVSHTFTDYGPGLRFISFEHGGQDTKFWKGWFGVRVTGSSVTIDL
- the LOC137058143 gene encoding F-box only protein 2-like isoform X1, yielding MYRNLLKNPNGDDGLNYWELTENGGDQWKIEDIPGDCGYTYDNELITKYFCTSFEPCLKRQVIDLLAEGYDPENLDIAQPAVNVEDWYSGRTDCGCIYKIAVVLLDENQEVLAEFKPEEVILDPDCGDCSWRKVSHTFTDYGPGLRFISFEHGGQDTKFWKGWFGVRVTGSSVTIDL